A stretch of Onychomys torridus chromosome 2, mOncTor1.1, whole genome shotgun sequence DNA encodes these proteins:
- the Stmn1 gene encoding stathmin: MASSDIQVKELEKRASGQAFELILSPRSKESVPDFPLSPPKKKDLSLEEIQKKLEAAEERRKSHEAEVLKQLAEKREHEKEVLQKAIEENNNFSKMAEEKLTHKMEANKENREAQMAAKLERLREKDKHVEEVRKNKESKDPADETEAD; encoded by the exons ATGGCATCTTCTG ATATTCAGGTGAAAGAACTGGAGAAGCGTGCTTCAGGCCAGGCTTTTGAGCTGATTCTCAGCCCTCGGTCAAAAGAATCTGTCCCCGattttcccctttcccctccaaAGAAGAAGGATCTTTCCCTGGAGGAAATTCAGAAGAAATTAGAAGCTGCAGAGGAAAGACGCAAG TCTCACGAAGCGGAAGTCCTGAAGCAGCTGGCTGAGAAGCGGGAGCATGAGAAAGAAGTGCTCCAGAAAGCCATCGAGGAGAACAACAACTTCAGCAAAATGGCGGAGGAGAAGCTGACCCACAAAATGGAAGCTAACAAAGAGAACCGGGAGGCGCAGATGGCTGCCAAGCTGGAGCGTTTGCGAGAGAAG GACAAGCACGTTGAAGAGGTGCGGAAGAACAAAGAATCCAAAGACCCTGCGGACGAGACCGAGGCTGACTAA